The following proteins are co-located in the Phyllopteryx taeniolatus isolate TA_2022b unplaced genomic scaffold, UOR_Ptae_1.2 contig_94, whole genome shotgun sequence genome:
- the LOC133474071 gene encoding oocyte zinc finger protein XlCOF20-like, with protein sequence MCARTTAKDEKELCGTKEEDEPRRRLVDAVREEPRVGFPAADISESLHPERQPSVSTRIKEEEEDEEVQHIKEEEQEEIIKVPSTGVLLKSEDEGQSEESKGAEPPSSSSSSQHMTTEGDGEDHCGGSPADGDDEEDEDEDEDGDDEQSEGDMTCHTDNKRWKCSQCMKSFASKSYFKQHMNIHTGEKTIACSFCGQRFTQKGHLRNHTRTHTGEKPFACSVCGQRYSQKGNLIIHARTHTGEKPFACSVCGQRFSVKESLKLHTRRSHTGEKPFCCSVCSQRFSVRESLKLHTRNHTGDKPFACTVCGQRFSQKGNLTIHTRRHTGEKPFACSVCGQRFSVKESLKLHTRTHTGEKPFSCSVCGQRFSKKDNVKLHSRTHTGEKPLSCDVCGQRFSYKYQVKTHKCAGESSSGDQEALNANGNVKKNK encoded by the exons ATGTGCGCGAGAACGACCGCAAAGGACGAGAAGGAACTTTGCGGAAcgaaagaggaggacgagccACGTCGTCGACTTGTGGACGCCGTTCGCGAGGAGCCTCGTGTTGGTTTTCCAGCAGCAG acatcagtgAAAGTCTTCATCCTGAGCGGCAGCCGTCAGTGTCCACTcgcatcaaagaggaagaggaggacgaagaggttcaacacattaaagaggaagagcaggaggaaaTCATCAAGGTTCCATCGACGGGTGTCCTTTTGAAGAGcgaagatgaaggtcaaagtgaggagagcaaaggggcggagcctccaagcagcagcagctcaagtcaacacatgacaacagaaggtgatggagaagACCACTGCGGAGGATCGCCGGCAGAcggtgatgatgaggaggatgaggatgaggatgaggatggggATGATGAACAGTCggaaggtgatatgacatgtcacactgacaacaaacgctggaaatgttctcaatGCATGAAAAGTTTTGCTTCCAAGAGCTATTTCAAACAGCACATGAACATACACACCGGAGAGAAAACAATTGCCTGCTCattttgcggtcaaagattcactcagaaagGACACTTACGGaatcacacaagaacacacaccggtgagaaacctttcGCTTGCTCGGTTTGCGGTCAAAGATACTCTCAAAAGGGGAATTTAATCATACACGCGAGAACacacaccggtgagaaacctttcgcgtgctccgtttgtggtcaaagattctctgtgaaggaaaGCTTGAAATTACACACGAGAAGAagccacactggtgagaaaccctttTGCTGCTCAGTTTGTAGTCAAAGATTCTCCGTGAGGGAAAgcttaaaattacacacaagaaaTCACACTGGTGACAAACCTTTTGCTTGCacggtttgtggtcaaagattctctcaaaaGGGAAACTTGACAATACACACAAGACGacacaccggtgagaaaccttttgcctgttcggtttgtggccaaagattctccgtgaaggaaagcttaaaattacacacgagaacccacaccggtgagaaacccttttcctgctcagtgtgCGGTCAACGATTCTCGAAGAAGGACAACGTAAAACTGCACtcgagaacccacactggtgagaagcctCTTTCCTGCGacgtttgtggccaaagattctcttacAAGTATCAGGTTAAGACGCACAAGTGTGCCGGTGAGAGCAGCAGCGGCGATCAAGAAGCTTTGAATGCAAATGGCAATGTTAAGAAAAACAAGTAG